In a single window of the Branchiostoma floridae strain S238N-H82 chromosome 2, Bfl_VNyyK, whole genome shotgun sequence genome:
- the LOC118409776 gene encoding PCNA-associated factor-like isoform X1 produces the protein MVRTKGSNSGTKAVAAKAPRKALVSAPSSNFTPGSPAGSGASSKYAGGNPVCPRPTPAWQKGIGNFFSQGVSKDNRTPHDEGQGTGTSSSASNCVADMDEGITEED, from the exons ATGGTGCGAACCAAAGGTAGCAACAGTGGTACCAAAG CTGTAGCAGCGAAGGCACCCAGGAAAGCTCTTGTCTCGGCACCCAGCAGTAACTTCACACCGGGATCTCCTG CAGGTAGTGGTGCCAGTTCCAAGTATGCAGGAGGTAACCCAGTGTGTCCCAGACCAACCCCTGCGTGGCAGAAAGGCATCGGGAACTTCTTCAGCCAAGGGGTCAGCAAGGACAACAGAACACCTCATGACGAGGGCCAGGGCACTGGAACCAGCTCAAG TGCTAGTAACTGTGTGGCGGATATGGACGAAGGCATCACAGAGGAAGACTAA
- the LOC118409776 gene encoding PCNA-associated factor-like isoform X2: MVRTKGSNSGTKAVAAKAPRKALVSAPSSNFTPGSPGSGASSKYAGGNPVCPRPTPAWQKGIGNFFSQGVSKDNRTPHDEGQGTGTSSSASNCVADMDEGITEED, from the exons ATGGTGCGAACCAAAGGTAGCAACAGTGGTACCAAAG CTGTAGCAGCGAAGGCACCCAGGAAAGCTCTTGTCTCGGCACCCAGCAGTAACTTCACACCGGGATCTCCTG GTAGTGGTGCCAGTTCCAAGTATGCAGGAGGTAACCCAGTGTGTCCCAGACCAACCCCTGCGTGGCAGAAAGGCATCGGGAACTTCTTCAGCCAAGGGGTCAGCAAGGACAACAGAACACCTCATGACGAGGGCCAGGGCACTGGAACCAGCTCAAG TGCTAGTAACTGTGTGGCGGATATGGACGAAGGCATCACAGAGGAAGACTAA
- the LOC118409774 gene encoding activating signal cointegrator 1-like isoform X1, whose amino-acid sequence MATPELVQWCCRELSKLLQIEASEDIASYMLSMESSRDLEDYLLELLDGSDPKNRKFLDELLKRWKPAVKQPEVPENVTVYKKSSGADEQSGILEKKKKKKPKEKQKYTGVSAGPADEEEEENQPPTTGLHFQKPSSGKTKWKSLYGEDGEDHLTAVMLPGRHPCECLGQKHRLVNNCLTCGRIVCEQEGSGPCLFCGALVCTKEEMEVLSRNSNKSERLRRKLLGGLDEQGGRRLLPHEEARLLEGKDKAEAHKNKLLEYDRTSAKRTQVLDDEADYFSVENQWLSKEEREALKKREDELREQRFGSRLNKKVTLDFAGRRVIEDDSVVDVYNREDEVVQRTNFGVNRKGKGGATQEGHSGIVNPNIKIQPPKFVPAAESEGRRPPAPLSSQGDDREKHRTNMRIQDRELQEMRDDGMCLSMHQPWASLLVLGIKKHEGRTWYSPHRGRLWIAAASKQPSQEEVAEVENAHRIIANEPNLQFPKEYPVACLLGCVDVADVLPQEEYREQYPDGESGSDFVFICENFQELIIKFPIKGKHKIWRLDPTTHKAAKKGLRPVVRKVF is encoded by the exons ATGGCGACGCCTGAGTTGGTGCAGTGGTGCTGCAGGGAACTTTCTAAACTCCTACAGATCGAGGCGTCCGAGGACATTGCCAG CTACATGTTATCCATGGAGAGCAGCCGTGACCTGGAAGACTACCTGTTGGAGTTGCTGGATGGATCCGACCCCAAGAATAGAAAGTTTCTGGACGAGTTATTGAAAAGATGGAAACCTGCTGTCAAACAACCAGAGGTTCCAGAAAATGTCACAGTTTACAAGAAGTCTTCAGGGGCAG ACGAGCAATCCGGTATtctggagaagaagaaaaagaagaagccaAAGGAGAAGCAGAAGTACACAGGAGTGTCTGCTGGTCCAGCAGATGAGGAGGAG GAAGAAAACCAGCCTCCCACCACCGGTCTCCACTTCCAGAAGCCCAGTAGTGGGAAGACCAAATGGAAGAGTCTATATGGAGAGGATGGGGAGGACCATCTGACAGCAGTGATGTTACCAGGGAGACATCCCTGTGAGTGTTTAGGACAGAAACACAGACTTGTCAACAACTGTCTGACCTGCGGGAGGATCGTCTGTGAGCAGGAAGGCTCAGGGCCATGTCTCTTCTGTGGAGCTTTG GTTTGCACCAAGGAAGAGATGGAGGTTCTGTCCAGGAATTCCAACAAGAGCGAGCGATTACggagaaagctgctagggggcctgGATGAACAGGGAGGGCGGAGACTACTGCCTCATGAGGAGGCCCGCTTGCTGGAGGGGAAGGACAAAGCAGAGGCTCATAAGAACAAGCTGTTGGAGTATGATAGAACAAG CGCCAAACGTACTCAGGTCCTTGATGACGAGGCAGACTACTTCAGTGTGGAAAACCAGTGGTTGTCCAAGGAGGAGCGAGAAGCTTTAAAAAAGCGAGAAGACGAGCTTCGCGAGCAGCGGTTTGGTTCACGATTGAACAAGAAAGTCACGCTGGACTTTGCTGGAAGACGGGTTATCGAGGATGACTCGGTGGTTGATGTGTACAACAGGGAGGATGAAGTTGTACAAAGAACAAACTTTGGGGTGAACAGGAAGGGAAAGGGTGGTGCAACACAGGAGGGCCACAGTGGCATTGTCAATCCTAATATCAAAATACAACCTCCAAAG TTTGTCCCAGCAGCAGAGTCAGAAGGGAGGAGACCTCCTGCTCCGCTGAGTTCCCAGGGTGATGACAGGGAGAAGCACAGGACCAACATGAGGATCCAGGATAGGGAGCTACAGGAGATGAGAGATGACGGCATGTGTCTCAGCATGCACCAGCCGTGGGCATCACTGCTGGTCCTCGGCATCAAAAA GCACGAGGGGAGGACCTGGTACTCGCCACACCGCGGCCGACTCTGGATAGCAGCAGCCAGCAAGCAGCCGTCCCAGGAGGAAGTGGCTGAGGTGGAGAACGCACATCGCATCATCGCAAACG AGCCTAACCTCCAGTTCCCCAAAGAGTACCCTGTGGCATGCCTGTTGGGGTGTGTGGACGTAGCTGATGTTCTACCACAGGAGGAGTACAGGGAACAG TACCCAGATGGGGAGTCAGGATCAGATTTTGTCTTCATCTGTGAGAACTTCCAAGAGCTCATCATCAAGTTTCCCATCAAGGGGAAGCACAAGATCT GGAGACTGGATCCTACCACTCACAAGGCAGCCAAGAAGGGGCTGAGGCCAGTCGTCAGGAAGGTCTTCTAA
- the LOC118409774 gene encoding activating signal cointegrator 1-like isoform X2 produces the protein MATPELVQWCCRELSKLLQIEASEDIASYMLSMESSRDLEDYLLELLDGSDPKNRKFLDELLKRWKPAVKQPEVPENVTVYKKSSGADEQSGILEKKKKKKPKEKQKYTGVSAGPADEEEENQPPTTGLHFQKPSSGKTKWKSLYGEDGEDHLTAVMLPGRHPCECLGQKHRLVNNCLTCGRIVCEQEGSGPCLFCGALVCTKEEMEVLSRNSNKSERLRRKLLGGLDEQGGRRLLPHEEARLLEGKDKAEAHKNKLLEYDRTSAKRTQVLDDEADYFSVENQWLSKEEREALKKREDELREQRFGSRLNKKVTLDFAGRRVIEDDSVVDVYNREDEVVQRTNFGVNRKGKGGATQEGHSGIVNPNIKIQPPKFVPAAESEGRRPPAPLSSQGDDREKHRTNMRIQDRELQEMRDDGMCLSMHQPWASLLVLGIKKHEGRTWYSPHRGRLWIAAASKQPSQEEVAEVENAHRIIANEPNLQFPKEYPVACLLGCVDVADVLPQEEYREQYPDGESGSDFVFICENFQELIIKFPIKGKHKIWRLDPTTHKAAKKGLRPVVRKVF, from the exons ATGGCGACGCCTGAGTTGGTGCAGTGGTGCTGCAGGGAACTTTCTAAACTCCTACAGATCGAGGCGTCCGAGGACATTGCCAG CTACATGTTATCCATGGAGAGCAGCCGTGACCTGGAAGACTACCTGTTGGAGTTGCTGGATGGATCCGACCCCAAGAATAGAAAGTTTCTGGACGAGTTATTGAAAAGATGGAAACCTGCTGTCAAACAACCAGAGGTTCCAGAAAATGTCACAGTTTACAAGAAGTCTTCAGGGGCAG ACGAGCAATCCGGTATtctggagaagaagaaaaagaagaagccaAAGGAGAAGCAGAAGTACACAGGAGTGTCTGCTGGTCCAGCAGATGAGGAG GAAGAAAACCAGCCTCCCACCACCGGTCTCCACTTCCAGAAGCCCAGTAGTGGGAAGACCAAATGGAAGAGTCTATATGGAGAGGATGGGGAGGACCATCTGACAGCAGTGATGTTACCAGGGAGACATCCCTGTGAGTGTTTAGGACAGAAACACAGACTTGTCAACAACTGTCTGACCTGCGGGAGGATCGTCTGTGAGCAGGAAGGCTCAGGGCCATGTCTCTTCTGTGGAGCTTTG GTTTGCACCAAGGAAGAGATGGAGGTTCTGTCCAGGAATTCCAACAAGAGCGAGCGATTACggagaaagctgctagggggcctgGATGAACAGGGAGGGCGGAGACTACTGCCTCATGAGGAGGCCCGCTTGCTGGAGGGGAAGGACAAAGCAGAGGCTCATAAGAACAAGCTGTTGGAGTATGATAGAACAAG CGCCAAACGTACTCAGGTCCTTGATGACGAGGCAGACTACTTCAGTGTGGAAAACCAGTGGTTGTCCAAGGAGGAGCGAGAAGCTTTAAAAAAGCGAGAAGACGAGCTTCGCGAGCAGCGGTTTGGTTCACGATTGAACAAGAAAGTCACGCTGGACTTTGCTGGAAGACGGGTTATCGAGGATGACTCGGTGGTTGATGTGTACAACAGGGAGGATGAAGTTGTACAAAGAACAAACTTTGGGGTGAACAGGAAGGGAAAGGGTGGTGCAACACAGGAGGGCCACAGTGGCATTGTCAATCCTAATATCAAAATACAACCTCCAAAG TTTGTCCCAGCAGCAGAGTCAGAAGGGAGGAGACCTCCTGCTCCGCTGAGTTCCCAGGGTGATGACAGGGAGAAGCACAGGACCAACATGAGGATCCAGGATAGGGAGCTACAGGAGATGAGAGATGACGGCATGTGTCTCAGCATGCACCAGCCGTGGGCATCACTGCTGGTCCTCGGCATCAAAAA GCACGAGGGGAGGACCTGGTACTCGCCACACCGCGGCCGACTCTGGATAGCAGCAGCCAGCAAGCAGCCGTCCCAGGAGGAAGTGGCTGAGGTGGAGAACGCACATCGCATCATCGCAAACG AGCCTAACCTCCAGTTCCCCAAAGAGTACCCTGTGGCATGCCTGTTGGGGTGTGTGGACGTAGCTGATGTTCTACCACAGGAGGAGTACAGGGAACAG TACCCAGATGGGGAGTCAGGATCAGATTTTGTCTTCATCTGTGAGAACTTCCAAGAGCTCATCATCAAGTTTCCCATCAAGGGGAAGCACAAGATCT GGAGACTGGATCCTACCACTCACAAGGCAGCCAAGAAGGGGCTGAGGCCAGTCGTCAGGAAGGTCTTCTAA